The following are encoded together in the Pseudodesulfovibrio indicus genome:
- a CDS encoding helix-turn-helix domain-containing protein produces MAILINLDMMLAKRKVSSKELAEAIGITQQNLSILKTGKAKAVRFSTLNAICSHLDCQPGDILQYEQDVEE; encoded by the coding sequence ATGGCGATACTCATCAATCTCGACATGATGCTTGCGAAACGGAAGGTCAGCTCCAAGGAATTGGCTGAAGCCATCGGGATAACGCAACAGAACCTTTCCATTCTCAAGACGGGCAAGGCAAAGGCTGTCCGCTTCTCCACCTTGAATGCCATATGCAGCCATCTGGATTGCCAACCGGGCGATATTCTTCAATATGAGCAAGACGTTGAGGAGTAG
- a CDS encoding cytochrome ubiquinol oxidase subunit I — protein MDYPIWQLTTLGGGFWIALIATLHVYVAHFAVGGGLFLVLTERAAYKSGNPHLLKYARKHSRFFLLLTMAFGGVSGVAIWLTVALLAPQATITLIHQFVFGWAAEWVCFLGEIVALIIYYYTWDSMERRDHMIVGWLYFLFGWLSLFLINGIIGFMLTPGQWLETRSFWDGFFNPSFWPSLVFRTFFSAVCAGLFGFVTATRIEDEKTRLSTVRTCSAWTVLGVLAVFLSGWWYVAAMPPEQHEMIVLKSIRVLNFMQYFWIFGIATLVGGLLLAVKTPRRMSFVLALVVLVVGQGLFGSFEFIREAGRKPYLIWDTVYSSSIVKAQVPVLNQNGVLASAKWAPPEVRNGITEDNVKTAGAFLFQLECSACHSIHGPMNEITKRTAQYDVGGMDAFLTGMGKLNRYMPPFIGTPEERMALARYIAEDLNGHAPVTAGAAPEMAETAPAPFDTETSEYTLVAWCSRGMGFFSQNDKWTLLPPMNVIRAQLVRRDPSPERVADDVTIGYAIESDQEDPNLTGELAYRDDAGRFEAQVAIPPYSTEGYNPLPIVTLTAKDADGNVLATAKLAAPTSDQMGCRNCHSGDWDRDGSGIATATVENILATHDRMNSTRLAQTQGVVECTACHDDPIQNAEGNADKPNLSAAIHGVHAIYMEGREAEGSCLKCHPNSTLRGQHEAVGFVCTDCHGMIEDLAISLLKAEVIRGVPGAGRILARLTPRTMTNKEAINPRRPWLNEPDCLTCHVDFSPPETDSAFNAWTEGPDQLFAARRDDMDAMHCGACHGSPHAIYPATARDNVMPLQYMDQAQPLGANGNCTVCHRESMDYPAHHPGMGLE, from the coding sequence ATGGATTATCCCATCTGGCAACTGACCACCCTCGGCGGCGGCTTCTGGATCGCGCTCATCGCCACCCTCCACGTCTACGTGGCCCACTTCGCCGTGGGCGGCGGCCTGTTCCTGGTGCTCACCGAGCGGGCGGCCTACAAGTCCGGCAACCCGCATCTGCTCAAGTACGCGCGCAAGCACTCCCGGTTCTTCCTGCTCCTGACCATGGCCTTCGGCGGCGTGTCCGGCGTGGCCATCTGGCTGACCGTGGCCCTGCTCGCGCCCCAGGCGACCATCACCCTCATCCATCAGTTCGTGTTCGGCTGGGCCGCGGAGTGGGTCTGCTTCCTGGGCGAGATCGTGGCCCTGATCATCTACTACTACACCTGGGACTCCATGGAGCGCCGGGACCACATGATCGTGGGCTGGCTCTACTTCCTGTTCGGCTGGCTGTCCCTGTTCCTGATCAACGGGATCATCGGCTTCATGCTGACCCCCGGCCAATGGCTGGAGACCCGCAGCTTCTGGGACGGCTTCTTCAACCCGTCGTTCTGGCCCTCGCTGGTCTTCCGGACCTTCTTCTCGGCGGTCTGCGCCGGGCTGTTCGGGTTCGTCACGGCCACGCGCATCGAGGACGAGAAGACGCGGCTGTCCACGGTCCGCACCTGCTCGGCCTGGACCGTGCTCGGCGTGCTGGCCGTGTTCCTGTCCGGCTGGTGGTATGTGGCGGCCATGCCGCCCGAGCAGCACGAGATGATCGTGCTCAAGTCCATCCGGGTCCTCAACTTCATGCAGTACTTCTGGATCTTCGGCATCGCCACCCTGGTGGGCGGCCTGCTGCTGGCCGTGAAGACGCCCCGGCGCATGTCCTTTGTCCTCGCCCTGGTGGTCCTGGTGGTGGGCCAGGGGCTGTTCGGCTCCTTCGAGTTCATCCGCGAGGCCGGGCGCAAGCCGTACCTCATCTGGGACACGGTCTACTCCTCGTCCATCGTCAAGGCGCAGGTGCCGGTGCTCAACCAGAACGGCGTCCTGGCCTCGGCCAAGTGGGCCCCGCCCGAGGTCAGAAACGGCATCACCGAGGACAACGTCAAGACCGCGGGCGCGTTCCTGTTCCAGCTCGAATGCTCGGCCTGCCACTCCATCCACGGCCCCATGAACGAAATCACCAAGCGCACCGCGCAATATGACGTGGGGGGCATGGACGCCTTCCTGACCGGCATGGGCAAGCTGAACCGCTACATGCCGCCCTTCATCGGTACCCCCGAGGAGCGCATGGCCCTGGCCCGGTACATCGCCGAGGACCTGAACGGCCACGCCCCGGTGACCGCGGGCGCCGCCCCGGAGATGGCCGAGACCGCGCCCGCGCCGTTTGACACCGAGACCTCCGAGTACACCCTGGTGGCCTGGTGCTCGCGCGGCATGGGCTTCTTCTCCCAAAACGACAAGTGGACCCTGCTGCCGCCCATGAACGTCATCCGCGCCCAGCTGGTGCGGCGCGATCCCTCGCCCGAGCGGGTCGCCGACGACGTGACCATCGGCTACGCCATCGAATCCGACCAGGAGGACCCGAACCTGACCGGGGAGCTGGCCTACAGGGACGACGCGGGCCGGTTCGAGGCCCAGGTCGCCATCCCGCCCTATTCCACGGAGGGGTACAACCCCCTGCCCATCGTCACCCTGACCGCCAAGGACGCGGACGGCAACGTGCTGGCCACGGCCAAGCTCGCCGCGCCCACCTCGGACCAGATGGGCTGCCGCAACTGCCACAGCGGCGACTGGGACCGCGACGGTTCCGGCATCGCCACGGCAACGGTGGAAAACATCCTGGCCACCCACGACCGCATGAACTCCACCAGGCTCGCCCAGACCCAGGGCGTGGTGGAATGCACGGCCTGCCACGACGACCCGATCCAGAACGCCGAGGGCAACGCGGACAAGCCCAACCTGTCCGCCGCCATCCACGGCGTGCACGCCATCTACATGGAAGGCCGCGAGGCCGAGGGGTCCTGCCTGAAGTGCCACCCCAACTCCACCCTGCGCGGCCAGCACGAGGCGGTCGGCTTCGTGTGCACCGACTGCCACGGCATGATCGAGGACCTGGCCATCTCCCTGCTCAAGGCCGAAGTGATCCGGGGCGTTCCCGGCGCGGGCCGCATCCTGGCCCGGCTGACGCCCAGGACCATGACCAACAAGGAGGCCATCAATCCTCGCCGGCCGTGGCTCAACGAGCCCGACTGCCTGACCTGCCACGTGGACTTCTCGCCGCCCGAGACGGACTCCGCGTTCAACGCCTGGACCGAGGGACCGGACCAGCTCTTCGCGGCCCGCCGCGACGACATGGACGCCATGCACTGCGGTGCGTGCCACGGCTCGCCCCACGCCATCTACCCGGCCACCGCCAGGGACAACGTCATGCCGCTCCAGTACATGGACCAGGCCCAGCCCCTGGGGGCCAACGGCAACTGCACGGTCTGCCACCGCGAATCCATGGACTACCCGGCCCATCATCCCGGCATGGGGTTGGAGTAG
- a CDS encoding methyl-accepting chemotaxis protein has protein sequence MKIGPKLTVLGTVLVGLTAAGILGILLWQSSKVSRTLTKHFNIQAQKEMTLAVDDARNLLDTQHATLTKQLENDMRVVLDIVERGGGLGLLDGDVEWKAVNQITKEGTSVNLPEMALGTEWLGQNADPNKPTPLVDEIMKLTGTTCTVFQTMNSSGDLLRVATNILKTDGKRAVGTYIPSSSAVAQSIKAGETFRGTAFVVNAWYLTQYRPIKDGSGKVIGCLYVGILQEGVEQLRRGFKSVQLGASGALTVFGGSGSSEGVIKIHKDTGREGQSIFDEKDVSGADVYRELARQAKEADGKVVTIETDLPMAGDARTAILSAVYFKPWDWVILGTGYLDEFMEGQRATDSALQSTKWWTVGIGAAMLLVGVVCFIFFARKMSLAIGTTVTVMADINQGDLDVPKLAVRKGGMRDEMDDLGEAVNAMGEKLREVVSNVQAAAESVTMGSAELTNTSTALAEGASNQASAVEEVSASMEEMTANIEQNTDNARQTEEIARQAAGDAEEGGRSVTQTVEAMRLIADKIAIIEEIARQTNLLALNAAIEAARAGEHGKGFAVVAAEVRKLAERSGVAAAEISELSANSVAIAEQAGTMLDKMVPDITRTAELIREISVSSEEQSTGASQIKNAVLELDRVVQQNAAESEHVAAASETLSSHALQLQQIIGYFRLEGSARMAQPPRTKRVVASAGPSRAKALPQAAPKASPKDGPKAAPKSPGGGLDLDMGDDTEFERF, from the coding sequence ATGAAGATAGGTCCCAAGCTCACCGTGCTGGGTACAGTCCTGGTCGGCCTGACTGCGGCAGGCATCCTCGGCATCCTCCTGTGGCAGAGCTCCAAGGTCTCCAGGACCCTGACCAAGCATTTCAATATCCAGGCCCAGAAGGAAATGACCCTGGCCGTGGACGACGCCCGAAACCTGCTCGACACCCAGCACGCCACCCTGACCAAGCAGTTGGAGAACGACATGCGGGTGGTCCTGGACATCGTGGAGCGCGGCGGCGGGCTGGGCCTCCTGGACGGCGACGTGGAGTGGAAGGCGGTCAACCAGATCACCAAGGAAGGGACCAGCGTGAACCTTCCGGAGATGGCCCTGGGCACCGAGTGGCTGGGCCAGAACGCCGACCCGAACAAGCCCACGCCCCTGGTGGACGAGATAATGAAGCTCACGGGGACCACCTGTACGGTGTTCCAGACCATGAATAGCTCCGGCGACCTCCTGCGGGTGGCCACCAACATCCTCAAGACCGACGGCAAGCGCGCCGTGGGCACCTACATCCCCAGTTCCTCGGCCGTGGCCCAGTCCATCAAGGCCGGGGAGACCTTCCGGGGCACGGCCTTCGTGGTCAACGCCTGGTACCTGACCCAGTACCGGCCCATCAAGGACGGATCGGGCAAGGTCATCGGCTGTCTGTACGTGGGCATCCTCCAGGAGGGCGTGGAGCAGCTGCGCCGGGGATTCAAGTCCGTGCAGCTGGGCGCGTCCGGGGCATTGACCGTGTTCGGCGGGTCCGGCTCTTCCGAAGGCGTGATCAAGATCCACAAGGACACCGGCAGGGAGGGGCAGTCCATCTTTGACGAGAAGGACGTTTCCGGCGCGGACGTCTATCGGGAACTGGCCAGGCAGGCCAAGGAAGCGGACGGCAAGGTGGTGACCATCGAGACCGATCTGCCCATGGCGGGCGACGCGCGCACCGCCATCCTGAGCGCCGTGTATTTCAAGCCCTGGGACTGGGTGATTCTCGGCACCGGCTATCTCGACGAGTTCATGGAGGGCCAGCGGGCCACGGACAGCGCCCTGCAGTCCACCAAGTGGTGGACCGTGGGCATCGGCGCGGCCATGCTCCTGGTGGGCGTGGTCTGCTTCATCTTCTTCGCCCGCAAGATGAGCCTTGCCATCGGCACCACGGTGACGGTCATGGCCGACATCAACCAGGGCGACCTGGACGTGCCGAAGCTCGCCGTCCGCAAGGGGGGCATGCGCGACGAGATGGACGACCTGGGCGAAGCGGTCAACGCCATGGGCGAGAAGCTTCGCGAGGTGGTCTCCAACGTCCAGGCGGCGGCGGAATCCGTGACCATGGGCAGCGCGGAGCTGACCAACACCTCCACGGCCCTGGCCGAAGGCGCGTCCAACCAGGCCAGCGCGGTGGAAGAGGTCTCCGCCTCCATGGAGGAGATGACCGCCAACATCGAGCAGAACACGGACAACGCCCGGCAGACCGAGGAGATCGCCCGTCAGGCGGCGGGCGACGCCGAAGAGGGCGGCCGGTCCGTGACCCAGACCGTGGAGGCCATGCGCCTGATTGCGGACAAGATCGCCATCATCGAGGAGATCGCGCGCCAGACCAACCTGCTGGCGCTCAACGCGGCCATCGAGGCGGCCCGCGCGGGCGAGCACGGCAAGGGATTCGCCGTGGTCGCCGCCGAGGTCCGCAAGCTGGCCGAGCGCAGCGGCGTGGCCGCGGCCGAGATCAGCGAGCTGTCCGCCAACTCCGTGGCCATCGCGGAACAGGCCGGGACCATGCTCGACAAGATGGTCCCGGATATCACCCGCACGGCGGAGCTGATCCGCGAGATATCCGTGAGCAGCGAGGAGCAGAGCACGGGCGCGTCCCAGATCAAGAACGCCGTCCTGGAACTGGACCGCGTGGTCCAGCAGAACGCTGCCGAGTCCGAGCACGTGGCCGCCGCCTCCGAGACCCTGTCGTCCCACGCCCTGCAACTGCAGCAGATCATCGGCTATTTCCGGCTGGAAGGGAGCGCCCGCATGGCGCAGCCGCCCAGGACGAAGCGGGTCGTGGCCTCCGCCGGGCCTTCCCGGGCCAAGGCGCTGCCCCAGGCCGCGCCCAAGGCGTCGCCCAAGGACGGACCCAAGGCCGCGCCCAAGTCCCCGGGCGGAGGCCTGGACCTGGACATGGGCGACGACACCGAGTTTGAACGATTCTGA
- the eno gene encoding phosphopyruvate hydratase: MSIITGVWAREILDSRGNPTVECEVILESGDIGRAAVPSGASTGSREALELRDKEERYGGKGVMQAVENVRGEIAGAVIGMDAVRQLTLDNALIDLDGTENKDRLGANALLGVSMATARAAAKFMGMPLYQYLGGTNAKLLPVPLMNIINGGEHAPNNLDIQEFMIMPVGADTFAEALRMGAEIFHKLKSILAKDGHVTSVGDEGGFAPNLKSHAEAFQYIIRACEAAGYEPGREVGLAIDAAASEFYKDGKYVLAGENKTFSADELIDFYDDLVSRFPLISIEDGLAEGDWDGWAAMTDKMGDRIQLVGDDLFVTNPDILAEGIDRGVCNSILIKLNQIGTVTETLDTIELAKTAGYTNVVSHRSGETGDHFIADLAVAVNAGQIKTGSLCRSDRLEKYNQLLRIEEDLGDDGVYYGPILGGSFFEE, translated from the coding sequence ATGAGCATCATCACCGGCGTCTGGGCGCGCGAGATCCTCGATTCGCGCGGCAACCCCACTGTAGAGTGCGAAGTGATCCTGGAATCCGGCGACATCGGCCGGGCAGCCGTGCCTTCCGGCGCATCCACCGGGTCCCGCGAGGCCCTGGAGCTGCGCGACAAGGAAGAGCGCTACGGCGGCAAGGGCGTCATGCAGGCCGTGGAGAACGTGCGCGGCGAGATCGCCGGGGCCGTCATCGGCATGGACGCCGTGCGCCAGCTGACCCTGGACAACGCGCTCATCGACCTGGACGGCACCGAGAACAAGGACCGCCTGGGCGCCAACGCCCTGCTCGGCGTGTCCATGGCCACCGCCCGCGCGGCCGCCAAATTCATGGGCATGCCCCTCTACCAGTACCTCGGCGGGACCAACGCCAAGCTCCTGCCCGTGCCGCTCATGAACATCATCAACGGCGGCGAGCACGCCCCCAACAACCTGGACATCCAGGAGTTCATGATCATGCCCGTGGGCGCGGACACCTTTGCCGAGGCGTTGCGCATGGGTGCCGAAATCTTCCACAAGCTGAAATCCATCCTGGCCAAGGACGGACACGTCACCTCCGTGGGCGACGAGGGCGGCTTCGCCCCCAACCTGAAGTCCCATGCCGAGGCGTTCCAGTACATCATCCGCGCCTGCGAGGCCGCCGGGTACGAGCCGGGCCGCGAAGTGGGCCTGGCCATCGACGCCGCCGCCTCCGAGTTCTACAAGGACGGCAAGTACGTCCTGGCGGGCGAGAACAAGACCTTCTCCGCCGACGAACTGATCGACTTCTACGACGACCTGGTCTCCCGGTTCCCGCTCATCTCCATTGAGGACGGGCTGGCCGAGGGCGACTGGGACGGCTGGGCGGCCATGACCGACAAGATGGGCGACCGCATCCAGCTGGTGGGCGACGACCTGTTCGTCACCAACCCGGACATCCTGGCCGAAGGCATCGACCGGGGCGTGTGCAACTCCATCCTGATCAAGCTGAACCAGATCGGCACGGTCACCGAGACGCTCGACACCATCGAGCTGGCCAAGACCGCGGGGTACACCAACGTGGTCTCCCACCGCTCCGGCGAGACCGGCGACCACTTCATCGCCGACCTGGCCGTGGCCGTGAACGCGGGCCAGATCAAGACCGGCTCCCTGTGCCGCTCCGACCGGCTGGAGAAGTACAACCAGCTGCTGCGCATCGAAGAGGACCTGGGAGACGACGGCGTCTACTACGGCCCCATTCTCGGCGGCAGCTTCTTCGAAGAATAA
- the folD gene encoding bifunctional methylenetetrahydrofolate dehydrogenase/methenyltetrahydrofolate cyclohydrolase FolD: MILLDGKETAATIRAEIKVEVSELEAKYGRKPGLAVVLVGEDPASQVYVRNKERACEDCGIRSIPHRLETASQLELEGLIQELNRDVNVDGILVQLPLPKGLDSQKILDLIDPNKDVDGFHPVNVGKMSLGLPGFKPCTPAGVINLLKRYGLDPACKKAVVIGRSNIVGKPLAMMLSQSGPCANATVTLCHSRTADLKAECLEADYIFAAIGMPNFVTADMVKEGAVVVDVGINRTDEGLVGDCDFDALKDKVHAITPVPGGVGPMTIAQLMVNTLEAFKLHVGAA, translated from the coding sequence ATGATTCTGCTGGACGGAAAGGAAACGGCCGCGACCATCCGGGCCGAGATCAAGGTAGAGGTCAGCGAACTGGAGGCCAAGTACGGTCGCAAACCCGGACTGGCCGTGGTCCTGGTGGGTGAGGACCCCGCCAGCCAGGTCTACGTCCGCAACAAGGAGCGCGCCTGCGAGGACTGCGGCATCCGCTCCATCCCTCACCGTCTGGAGACGGCCAGCCAGCTGGAGCTGGAAGGGCTGATCCAGGAACTCAACCGCGACGTGAACGTGGACGGCATCCTGGTCCAGTTGCCCCTGCCCAAGGGGCTGGACTCCCAGAAGATTCTCGACCTGATCGACCCGAACAAGGACGTGGACGGCTTCCACCCGGTGAACGTGGGCAAGATGTCGCTGGGGTTGCCCGGCTTCAAGCCCTGCACCCCGGCCGGCGTCATCAACCTGCTCAAGCGGTACGGCCTGGACCCCGCCTGCAAGAAGGCCGTGGTCATCGGCCGGTCCAACATCGTGGGCAAGCCCCTGGCCATGATGCTCTCCCAGAGCGGCCCGTGCGCCAACGCCACCGTGACCCTGTGCCACTCCCGCACCGCCGACCTCAAGGCCGAATGTCTGGAAGCGGACTACATCTTCGCGGCCATCGGCATGCCGAACTTCGTGACCGCCGACATGGTCAAGGAAGGCGCGGTGGTCGTGGACGTGGGCATCAACCGCACCGACGAGGGGCTGGTGGGCGACTGCGATTTCGACGCCCTCAAGGACAAGGTCCACGCCATCACCCCGGTGCCGGGCGGTGTCGGCCCCATGACCATCGCCCAGCTCATGGTCAACACCCTGGAGGCGTTCAAGCTCCACGTGGGCGCGGCGTAA
- a CDS encoding YifB family Mg chelatase-like AAA ATPase: protein MIANIACAALMGIDAFKVELEVDLSRSGMPAFTMVGLAEGAVRESKERVFAALKNCGFKVPPARITVNLAPADVRKEGSGYDLPLAVGILAAMGVIPPENVDGWFMAGELSLSGDLKAVPGVLPLSLAARRDGGRGIIVPRANGREGAVAGDLTVIGADSLSNVVRMLLGEEEIEPASVDIDTLWNERTTHLCDFGEVKGQEHAKRAVEIAAAGGHNLLFIGPPGSGKTMLAKRIPTVLPPLSFDEALEVTKIYSVAGLLPADQALMVTRPFRTPHHTISDVGLVGGGRYPQPGETSLAHRGVLFLDEMPEFKKAVLEVLRQPLEDGEVSISRSLMTLRYPADVMLVAAMNPCPCGYLSDATHPCTCSPLAVQRYRGRISGPLLDRIDLHVDVPAVPYEDLRQARSEIDSASMRGRILAARKVQAERYAGRHFSLNAELDGSALEEFCALGRGEHDFLRRAVEKLGLSARAYTRVLRISRTIADLAGAATIGPDHLAEAINYRSMDREG from the coding sequence ATGATCGCCAACATCGCCTGCGCCGCCCTCATGGGCATCGACGCCTTCAAGGTAGAGCTCGAAGTGGACCTGTCCCGCTCGGGCATGCCCGCGTTCACCATGGTCGGCCTGGCAGAGGGCGCGGTGCGCGAGTCCAAGGAGCGCGTCTTCGCGGCCCTCAAGAACTGCGGGTTCAAGGTGCCGCCCGCGCGGATCACCGTGAACCTCGCCCCGGCGGACGTGCGCAAGGAGGGCAGCGGCTACGACCTGCCCCTGGCCGTGGGCATCCTCGCCGCCATGGGCGTGATCCCGCCCGAGAACGTGGACGGCTGGTTCATGGCGGGCGAGCTTTCCCTGTCCGGGGACCTCAAGGCCGTGCCCGGCGTGCTGCCCCTGTCTCTGGCCGCGCGGCGCGACGGCGGCAGGGGGATCATCGTCCCCCGGGCCAACGGGCGCGAGGGCGCGGTGGCCGGGGACCTGACCGTCATCGGCGCGGACAGCCTCTCGAATGTGGTGCGCATGCTGCTGGGCGAGGAGGAGATCGAGCCCGCCAGCGTGGACATCGACACCCTGTGGAACGAGCGGACCACCCACCTGTGCGACTTCGGCGAGGTCAAGGGCCAGGAGCACGCCAAGCGGGCCGTGGAGATCGCGGCGGCGGGCGGCCACAACCTGCTGTTCATCGGCCCTCCGGGCTCGGGCAAGACCATGCTCGCCAAGCGCATCCCCACGGTCCTGCCGCCCCTCTCCTTTGACGAGGCCCTGGAGGTGACCAAGATCTATTCCGTGGCCGGACTGCTCCCCGCTGACCAGGCCCTGATGGTCACCCGGCCCTTCCGCACCCCGCACCACACCATCTCGGACGTGGGGCTGGTGGGCGGCGGGCGCTATCCGCAGCCCGGGGAGACCTCCCTGGCCCACCGGGGCGTGCTCTTCCTGGACGAGATGCCGGAGTTCAAGAAGGCCGTGCTGGAGGTCCTGCGCCAGCCCCTGGAGGACGGCGAGGTGTCCATCTCCCGGTCGCTCATGACCCTGCGCTATCCGGCGGACGTCATGCTCGTGGCCGCCATGAACCCCTGCCCGTGCGGCTATCTGTCGGACGCCACCCACCCGTGCACCTGCTCTCCGCTGGCCGTGCAGCGCTACCGGGGGCGCATCTCCGGGCCGCTGCTGGACCGGATCGACCTGCACGTGGACGTGCCCGCCGTGCCCTACGAGGACCTGCGCCAGGCGCGCAGCGAGATCGACTCCGCGTCCATGCGCGGCCGCATCCTCGCGGCCCGGAAGGTCCAGGCCGAACGGTACGCGGGCCGCCATTTCTCCCTCAACGCCGAGCTGGACGGCTCCGCCCTGGAGGAATTCTGCGCGCTGGGCAGGGGCGAGCACGACTTCCTGCGCCGGGCCGTGGAGAAGCTGGGGCTGTCCGCCCGGGCCTATACCCGCGTCCTGCGCATCAGCCGGACCATCGCCGACCTGGCCGGGGCGGCGACCATCGGCCCGGACCATCTGGCCGAGGCCATCAACTACCGGTCCATGGACAGGGAAGGGTGA
- a CDS encoding DUF2975 domain-containing protein, with amino-acid sequence MDTITKPSRRFAILFRALFYIHPVILFVFWMSFDPTDSTGWLGFKTLSILSENGTVPDIDTWQRIACFGVAMLPGTAIMYVYLALSRLFGLYGRGVFFGKENVSCYRSIAYGLIAQQFLFVVEETVQTLLLTIRNPEGQRMLSVGFDDANVSLIVVGLMIILISRIMDEGRKIQEEQSLTV; translated from the coding sequence ATGGACACAATAACGAAGCCGAGCAGGCGTTTTGCCATTCTCTTTCGAGCCCTCTTTTATATCCACCCTGTCATACTGTTCGTCTTCTGGATGTCTTTCGACCCCACCGACAGCACGGGGTGGCTGGGCTTCAAGACGCTGAGCATCCTATCGGAAAACGGCACCGTTCCCGATATCGACACCTGGCAGCGCATTGCCTGTTTCGGCGTGGCGATGCTTCCCGGCACGGCGATCATGTATGTATATCTGGCCCTTTCCCGGCTGTTCGGCCTGTACGGTCGCGGCGTGTTCTTCGGAAAGGAAAACGTGTCCTGCTACCGCTCGATCGCCTACGGACTCATTGCCCAGCAATTCCTGTTCGTCGTGGAGGAAACAGTGCAGACGCTCTTGCTGACCATCCGCAATCCCGAAGGGCAGAGGATGCTCTCCGTGGGTTTCGACGACGCCAATGTTTCCCTTATTGTCGTGGGGCTCATGATCATCCTTATCTCCAGGATCATGGATGAAGGCCGCAAAATCCAGGAAGAACAAAGCCTCACCGTTTAA
- a CDS encoding type III pantothenate kinase yields MGKTLLFDAGNTNTKLCLADEQGLHESYTLPTRPANTDDDWGLKIESILLREGIEPTEIEACVISSVVPPLDPLIAGMAARFLECDAVFAGRDLQIDIDNEYVHPEQVGADVLVGCYSARMTYDEDNLIVVDFGTATTCACVQGNAFKGGLICPGLLSSASALASGTAKLPKVDLELQSPTLRWGQSTAECLNQGFIFGFASMIDGLVEKLSLQLPDPFVVATGGLARTIAQVSESINELRPDLVMEGLWMAYYNR; encoded by the coding sequence ATGGGCAAGACGCTGCTGTTCGACGCCGGAAACACCAACACCAAACTCTGCCTGGCCGACGAGCAGGGACTCCACGAGAGCTACACCCTGCCGACCCGCCCGGCCAACACCGACGACGACTGGGGACTCAAGATCGAGTCCATCCTCCTGCGCGAAGGGATCGAACCCACGGAGATCGAGGCGTGCGTCATCTCCTCGGTGGTCCCGCCGCTGGACCCGCTCATAGCCGGCATGGCCGCCCGGTTCCTGGAATGCGACGCGGTTTTCGCGGGCCGGGACCTGCAGATCGACATCGACAACGAATACGTGCACCCGGAACAGGTGGGCGCGGACGTCCTGGTGGGCTGCTATTCCGCACGCATGACCTACGACGAAGACAACCTCATCGTGGTCGACTTCGGCACGGCCACCACCTGCGCCTGCGTGCAGGGCAACGCCTTCAAGGGCGGGCTCATCTGTCCCGGCCTGCTCTCGTCGGCCTCGGCCCTGGCCTCGGGCACGGCCAAGCTCCCCAAGGTGGACCTGGAGCTGCAAAGCCCGACCCTGCGGTGGGGCCAGAGCACTGCCGAGTGCCTGAACCAGGGCTTCATCTTCGGGTTCGCGTCCATGATCGACGGCCTGGTCGAAAAACTTTCCCTGCAGCTCCCGGACCCCTTCGTGGTGGCCACCGGCGGCCTGGCCCGGACCATCGCCCAGGTCTCGGAGTCCATCAACGAACTCCGCCCCGACCTGGTCATGGAAGGGCTGTGGATGGCGTATTACAACCGCTAG